The following proteins are co-located in the Apium graveolens cultivar Ventura chromosome 5, ASM990537v1, whole genome shotgun sequence genome:
- the LOC141659896 gene encoding uncharacterized protein LOC141659896 translates to MEKLLYALVLATRKLRPYFQAHRIEVRIAYPLRHILHKPEPSRRILKWEIELGQFDLEYCPHTAIKGQTLDDYILEFDSMVDEKAIVLAEPFSQGNAPDKVREEFRHPWWILHVNGAVNNNGAGAGIILITPEGYHLMSAIHFKFYVTNNDAEYEALINDLKIALEVGVVNLIARSDSELVVNHVNGGFQARGPRTELYMICVHRLLQKFGSAKLEGMPREENGNADALEKMGSQMDNALLGQISLGIQEIPSIP, encoded by the coding sequence ATGGAAAAGTTATTGTATGCTTTAGTCCTTGCAACACGAAAGCTGAGGCCATATTTCCAAGCTCATCGGATAGAGGTCCGCATCGCTTACCCTCTGAGGCACATCTTACATAAGCCGGAGCCGTCAAGAAGAATACTGAAGTGGGAAATtgagttgggacagtttgatcTGGAATATTGCCCTCACACAGCGATTAAGGGGCAGACATTGGATGATTACATACTTGAGTTTGATTCTATGGTAGATGAGAAGGCTATAGTGTTGGCAGAACCTTTCTCACAGGGAAATGCCCCTGACAAAGTGAGAGAAGAGTTCCGACACCCATGGTGGATTTTACATGTCAACGGGGCTGTGAATAATAACGGAGCAGGAGCTGGGATTATTTTGATTACCCCGGAGGGATATCACTTGATGAGTGCCATTCATTTCAAGTTCTATGTCACCAACAATGACGccgaatatgaagccctgatcaATGATCTGAAGATAGCTTTAGAAGTAGGAGTTGTGAATTTGATAGCTCGGAGCGACTCAGAGTTAGTGGTAAATCATGTCAATGGAGGGTTCCAGGCTCGGGGCCCTCGAACTGAGTTATACATGATATGTGTGCATCGTTTACTCCAAAAATTTGGTAGTGCCAAGCTGGAAGGTATGCCAAGGGAAGAGAATGGCAATGCAGATGCCTTGGAAAAAATGGGCTCGCAGATGGACAACGCGTTGCTGGGACAAATTAGCTTGGGAATCCAGGAAATTCCAAGTATTCCATAA